CACCAACTAATAAACCGCCATTGCTACCGCCAGCGATCGCAAGTTTTGCAGGTTTTGTATAATTATTAGCAATTAGCCATTCAGCAGCAGCAATAAAATCATCAAAAACATTTTGCTTCTTATCCTTCATCCCTGCTTGATGCCATTCTTCACCATACTCTCCACCACCGCGTAAATTAGCCATCACATAAACACCACCCATTTCCATCCATACCAAATTACTTACAGAAAAGGTCGGTGTGAGAGAAATATTAAAACCTCCATAAGCATAGAGATAAGTAGGGTTATTGCCATTTAATTCAATACCCTTTTTGTGTGTAATAAACATAGGTACTTGTGTACCGTCTTTACCTGCATAAAATACTTGTTTAGTTTCGTAATCTTCAGGATTAAAATCAACTTTTGGTTGTCTAAAAAGTTCATTTTTTCCGGTTATCAAGTTGTAGCGATAAATAGTTCCTGGTGTTGTAAAACTAGTGAAGCTGTAAAAAGTTTCTGTGTCATAACGTTTACCATCAAAGCCACTCACAGAACCCAGCCCCGGCAATTCTACTTCCCGAATGAATGTACCATTGAGGTCAAATATTTTGATTTGCGAGTGAGCATCTTGTAAATAATCCCCAATCAACTGATTATTTAAAACACTCACACCTTCTAATGTTGCTTCAGCTTGAGGAATAATTTCTCGCCATGCTTCCTTATCTGGTTTTACAATATCAATGGCAATTACTCTACCCCTTGGCGCATCTAAATCAGTGCGGAAATAAAATACAGTTTCATCATGATCAATAAAATTGTAATTGGCTTCAAACTGACTAATTAGTTCTACAACTTCAGCATCAGGTTGAGTTAAATCTTTGTAGAAAACTAGATTTCTGGAATCAGTGCCTAACCAAACTGAAATGATCAAATAGCGGCCGTCCTCAGTTACACCACCATTAAAACCCCATTCTTTTTGGTCAAGGCGCTGGTAAATTAATATATCTTCGGATTGAGGTGTTCCCAATCGATGATAATAAAGCTTTTGATAATAGTTGACATCTTCTAACTTAGTCGCTACATTTGGCTCATCATAACGACTGTAGAAAAAACCTTGGTTATCACTTGTCCAAGATGCACCAGAAAATTTAATCCAATTGAGATGATCTGATAAATTTTCACCAGTTTCTATATCAAGAACTTTCCATTCTTGCCAATCAGAACCAGAAGTAGATAAACCATAAGCCAACAATTTACCATTATCACTAATCGCTAAACCCGAAAGGGCAACAGTACCATCGTCTGAAAGTTTGTTAGGGTCAAGTAAGACTCGTGGTTCACCATCAAGTGATTTTAAAGTATAAAGAACACTTTGATTTTGCAATCCATCATTTTTAAAATAAAAATAATTTTCCCCTTCCTTAAAGGGAATACCATATTTTTCATAGTCCCAAAGTTTGGTAAGACGCTGCTGAATTTTTTCTCTTACAGAAATCTCACCTAGATAAGCAAAAGTAATTTGATTTTCTGCTTCAATCCAAGCTTTAGTTTCCTCTGAGTCTGGGTCTTCTAACCAACGATAAGGATCTGCTATTAAATTACCGTGGTAATCATCAACTTGTTCACTCTTACGTGCTAGTGGATAATTCAATGTTCTTTTTGAGTAAGACATACTTTTACATCACAAATAAACAAGGTAAGGATTTTTATCCTGTTCATATAGTACCTACAAATATCAACCCAAGCCTTGAGGTAAGAACTCTTTCCAAAGAGTACCCTCAAGGGTACTACTGAAGCCCAAATAATCTTGTTACTATTCGGGCAATTTAATCAATCAGCCCTTCCCAACACACCAAGGTTGATGAAACGCTTGGACACACAAGACAAAGGAAAGAAATATTTATGCTAGACCAAGTTATTAATTGGAATAATGTATGTTTACAGTTAATTCGTGATAATGGTGGCGCTCCTGGGCCAATTTCTCGTACAGGTGCTATATTACACGCTAGTATTTTGCGTAATTTTTTTTGATACAGACAATGTTACCTTTACAGCAACTACTGAAGATCCTTCAGCCAGAGGTAATAATGGTATTAGAATTACACGCACATTCAATAGCTTTTCAGCCGCAGCTTTAGAAAATGGACGTAGCCGGGTTTATCTTGGGGTTCATTTTCAATGGGATGCAGATGCAGCTTATGTTTCTGGCACAAGACTAGCTGATTTTATCTACGAAAATTTGCTTGCATGTAATTAACTTTTAGTTGTATGTATTACACACTTTAACAATAATGATGTTAAGGTGTTTTTTTTACTAATTCTCATCTTGCAGATATAAAACACCATACTCATATAGCTGTAGCCACATAGGTTAAAATTTTTTCAAAGCTTCAATGTTGGTAATACTAAGACTTTTGCTTCTGCCTGCTGCTATATAAAGCCAGCACATCAGAAAAAGCTGCTTTTAGCTGTAAAATATGAGCCTATGCTTGTACAGTCGTCGTCAATCGTGTCCTTTGCCATAATAAATAGCTAAAGCGATAATGAGGCATACATCTGAGTAATGACAGACAACCAAGTCAAAATTCACCTACTTGTCGGTATCAGGGGGTTGACTTTACTGGTTTTCTACACAGAAACCGATTGCTGGCAGTTCCGGTTTCTCAGTTTGGGTGGTGCTGTATTTGGAGAACGCAAAATATATTTTACCGCCCAAGCAGCTGAACAAGCTGGGCGTGAATGGATTAACAAAGATTTTGAGGATAGGTAACAGGTGACAGAGTTAAAAGCCTTAATTGGTAATTGGTAATTGGGCATGGCACAAAGCAATTACCTTAAAAAAGGAATAAGCGCAAATAAGGATAATTAATCTTCTTGATTACGAATTACGTTAGCGTAGCGGGGCGTAGACCATTACGAATTATGAATTTAATTTATAGCTGCTGACATTTTCTGAATCCGCCATACATTGTCTTGACGAATTAATTCATAACGAACACGTAAGCTTTCATCAGAAGACTTCTTTTTTCGACCATTTTCATAAAATTGGGTGATTTCTCTCACTGTAGCTCCCACAGTAGCCCGATTTGGTTCTGTGTTTGATGTAATAACAGAGTCTATCTTGACGCTGTGTGCGTATTCACGATAGCGATCGCCTGCTTGCTCTTGCTGGGCAATTAGTCGCCATTGGGATAATGACGAACCAGTTAAAATCTCATTTAGGCTATCAATTTTATGTTCAGACCCTAAAGCAGTTGCTTTCGTAGATAGCCACTTCTCTACTACTTGTTGTGCAGTTTCTTCTGTAAGCAGCCCATCTAAAGTTTTGATTTGGGCATTTTTATCAGGAATTTCTATAGGTGGTTGATTTATTTGAATTGATAATGGCTCACCTTTGATAGTTGGTGACGGGAAAAACGCATTCTTTAACAATCCGAAAGTCGTTGAGACTATTAGCCAAAAAACTACTATCCCTCCCAAGGAAGCCAATGCTATCCACAATAATCTTGCCTGTCGGTTGATATTGCTACCCGAAGACTGACGTTGATGAATGCTGTGTCCTCGGTTAACAACTTCCTTGGGTTTCTTGCGTCTTCTGCGTTTAGTAGTTTGTCTCGGTGGAGCTTGATTATACCCGCTTGGCTGTTGAGGCGGTCTGGCGTATTCTCCAGGAATTTCTGGGGGATAGCCAGTATACGCAGGCTGAGGGGGTAAATTTTCTCTAGCTGCGGTAAAAGGGATAGGTTCTGGTCTTTTGTTATACGGGGTTTCTGGTAGTTCGGGATCAGGTGTTCTATTTTGCGGAAATTGCCGATTTGTTCCAGATGGATTAGGTAGGGGGGTTGCTGGTCTATTCGCTGGAGTCCGTCCTGGTGAATTAGGCTGAGAGAAAGATTGACGGTTAATTACAGACCATTCATTGGTAGTTTCCGCATCGTTGGGCAACGCTTCTAAGTACGCTTGTACTTGTGGATTAGCAAAGTAATCTTTGAGCGAAGCTTGCTGTCTGGACAGGTCGCGGAAATGAGGAAAAACTTCATTTTGTAGCCATTGTTCGGCATACAAGCACAATCCTGGCAGTAAATCGGGAGAATCCTGAGATTTTTCTCGAATTAATGCTAAAGCCTCGTATTCCTGACTCAGTTCTAAAGCACGAGTGGCTTCTTCTGTTTGCCCCAATAGCAAGGCACACAAGGATTGTTCTAAATGCACATCTTGCCGCTTAGACAGGCGCATCAGCATTTGCTTGGCTTGACGAATTAAAGCCGGCTGGCGTTGGGTAAAGCCTCTAGCCACTGAAGCGTACACAGCCAAGTATGTGGCGACAGCCGAGGGTCGTTTACTTTCGGCATCGAACAGCTTGTGTTGTTCTGCAACTGTTAAGTAGTGGCGTATTTGCTGGATGAATCGCAGGAAATCATCAATATTCAAGCCTGATTGATCGTTACCTGTACCATCAATGCCACCGCGATCGTCTAGGATGCTTTGTAACAAGTCCAGCCCTTGACGACGTTCTATAGTTTTTTCTTGAGGTAAGGCGAGTAATTCTAAAATCCGATAGGGACGCAGTTTGTACAGGTCAGCCTGAATTTCTGCTTGTACAGTGGGGAATATGCCCTCGTTGTACAGCATTTCCTGACCAGTTTCTAATGACACGGCTGCATTTTCGTAATAACCTTGCTGCCATTGTTCGCGCCCTAATTCTAAACAGGCAAGGGCGACGGTCAAGATAATATCTGGACGATCAGAACTGTCTGCAAGTTCTTCGGCTGACCGATGATAGCCATTTCTGCCGGATACTGCGCCGTTTTGATTACCTAAATAATTACGACCCAGCTTGAGTACGAGTTCGTATTCTCCTAACTCTTGCAGAATTAATAAAGCACCAACCAGTTCCTCTGAGGAAATCTCAACGCTGAGACTTTGGACATCGAAGTGACCATTGGCACTGTCGCCACGATTTTCTACCGCTACCTTGGATGTAGCGGGGTTTTCTGGGTCGTAGGCGTGAGAGAGATACAGCTGGTCGTAACTGCTGCGTTCCTTGGGATTTGATAAAACCACGTAAGCTTCTTCTATAAGTTGTTTACGGGAAGCAATTGCTGCTTGAGAATACTCCCGTCGTGGCAATTGAACAATGCGATCGCTGTATGCTTGTCGCAGTTGTTCATCACTTGCCGCTAACGGTAGACCTAAAATTCGGTAGTAATCTAGCGGAATACGCACAGCCTACTTCCCCTGCACCGTGATCAACATAATTCACCTAGACCAATCCAGGCTTGTAAAACCGTGCCATAATCATACGGTGAATAATACCGTGATGAACTTACACTATAAGTGTATATTGCAACAACTATTTTTGTATCTTTCCAAAAATTTGTGTCATATTTTAATCCTTATTTTTTAATTTTGCCTAGAAATAGTTGATATTTTGTTTAGTGCTTAGTATTTCTGCTGAAAATAAGTGTGATCAATAATTAATCACTATAAAATCAACATAATAACCATTGTTATGACTATAAATGTTGTGCTTAAAAGCAGATACAATATAACCCAGACTTCAGAAAATTTTCTGGTCATGTGGTTAAATATGCACCACTATTAAGGATAGATGCTGATAACAGAAAGAACAAGACTATATCATAACTATATTTTTATGGCAAGTATATAAATATATACTCAACACTATTTGGGACGATTTTCTCAAAATTGTTCATAGGTATGCAGAAACCAAGCTATTCTGGGTGATAGCCTATGAGCAGAAATTTAGATGAACAAGAATCAGATAAAGAATATAGTTATTAGGGTGAAATATTTCCAGATATAGCAGGAGATAGCTTCCAGGCTAGCAAGTAGCTTGTTATTTGTATTTAGCAATTAGCTTGTGTCCTTATTGATCTGCTTACTGCCATCAACGTTTGCAAAACCTAGAATACGCCTATTTACTGCATACTATTCTTTGTAGCTTTTTGTAATGTCAGAATGCAGGTTGTTGACTCTAGTAAACCAGACTAGAAAAAATTAGTCAGAGAACGACCTATTGAAAATGGTAAATTTCGTTTTTAGACAGGAATACTAAAAAATAATGGTTCAAGAACGCACATTACCTAAATTTGATACTGCCAACGCCAAAATCACCAAAGAAGAAGGACTGCTTTTATACGAAGACATGACTTTGGGGCGCTTTTTTGAAGATAAATGCGCTGAAATGTACTACAGGGGCAAAATGTTTGGTTTTGTCCACTTGTACAACGGGCAAGAGGCAGTTTCTACTGGCGTAATTCAAGCAATGCGACCAGGAGAAGATTTTGTCAGCAGTACCTACCGCGACCACGTTCATGCTTTGAGTGCTGGTGTCCCTGCTAGAGAAGTAATGGCAGAGTTATTTGGCAAAGCCACAGGTTGCAGCAAAGGGCGTGGTGGTTCCATGCACATGTTTTCTGCTGAACACGGCTTGTTAGGTGGTTATGCTTTCGTAGCAGAAGGGATTCCTGTAGCGGCTGGTGCAGCATTTCAAAGTAAATATCGCCGCGAAGTTTTAGGCGACCCCAACGCCGACCTAGTAACAGCTTGTTTCTTTGGTGATGGTGCGGCAAATAACGGTCAATTTTTTGAAACCCTGAATATGGCGGCGCTTTGGAAACTGCCAATTATTTTTGTGGTAGAAAATAATAAATGGGCGATCGGTATGGCTCACGAACGCGCCACATCAGACCCAGAAATTTACAAAAAAGCCAGCGTATTTAATATGGTTGGCGTAGAAGTAGACGGTATGGATGTATTAGCAGTGCGTGCAGTTGCTCAAGAAGCCGTAGCGCGTGCGCGTGCAGGAGAAGGCCCTACCTTAATTGAAGCCTTAACCTACCGTTTCCGTGGTCACTCCCTCGCAGACCCAGACGAACTGCGAAGCAAAGAGGAGAAAGAGTTCTGGTTCCCCCGCGACCCCATCAAGAAGCTTGGTAACTATTTAATCGAGCAGAACTTGGCAACTGAAGCCGAACTCAAAGCGATTGAACGCAAAATTCAAGATGTAATTGACGATGCGGTCAAGTTCGCTGAAAGCAGCCCAGAACCAGACCCCAGCGAATTGTATCGCTTTGTCTTTGCAGAAGACGAGTAGATCCAGGGGAGAGATAGGGGAGTAGGGGAAGTGGGGGGAGATAGGGAAGAATGTCTACTTATCATCTCCCTCATCTCCCACCCTACGGGAAGCAAGCTACATCTTTCTAACTTTAGAGGATTAAACCCGTGTTTAGTATTGCCATTCAACAGCAACAGTACAAAACCTATATCCTTTCTGATGAAACGACTGGTTCTCAACTGGAGGTTGTGCCAGAACGTGGGGGTATTATCACCCGTTGGCGCGTTGGTGGTGAGGAAATTCTCTACCTCGATGCTGAACGCTTCTCACATCCAGATTTGAGCGTTAGAGGTGGAGTGCCGATTTTATTTCCCATCTGCGGTAACATGCCTGGTAATGCTTACACCCTCAACGGTCAGCAGTACACTCTCAAACAACATGGCTTTGCCCGTGATTTGCCCTGGACAGTGGTTGAG
Above is a genomic segment from Nostoc sp. MS1 containing:
- a CDS encoding prolyl oligopeptidase family serine peptidase, which translates into the protein MSYSKRTLNYPLARKSEQVDDYHGNLIADPYRWLEDPDSEETKAWIEAENQITFAYLGEISVREKIQQRLTKLWDYEKYGIPFKEGENYFYFKNDGLQNQSVLYTLKSLDGEPRVLLDPNKLSDDGTVALSGLAISDNGKLLAYGLSTSGSDWQEWKVLDIETGENLSDHLNWIKFSGASWTSDNQGFFYSRYDEPNVATKLEDVNYYQKLYYHRLGTPQSEDILIYQRLDQKEWGFNGGVTEDGRYLIISVWLGTDSRNLVFYKDLTQPDAEVVELISQFEANYNFIDHDETVFYFRTDLDAPRGRVIAIDIVKPDKEAWREIIPQAEATLEGVSVLNNQLIGDYLQDAHSQIKIFDLNGTFIREVELPGLGSVSGFDGKRYDTETFYSFTSFTTPGTIYRYNLITGKNELFRQPKVDFNPEDYETKQVFYAGKDGTQVPMFITHKKGIELNGNNPTYLYAYGGFNISLTPTFSVSNLVWMEMGGVYVMANLRGGGEYGEEWHQAGMKDKKQNVFDDFIAAAEWLIANNYTKPAKLAIAGGSNGGLLVGACITQRPDLFGAALPAVGVMDMLRFHKFTIGWAWTAEYGSSENPEEFPALYAYSPLHNLKPGTAYPATLITTADHDDRVVPAHSFKFAAALQAAHNGNAPVLIRIETKAGHGAGKPTAKIIEEAADKWAFLVRTLDVEV
- a CDS encoding IMS domain-containing protein gives rise to the protein MRIPLDYYRILGLPLAASDEQLRQAYSDRIVQLPRREYSQAAIASRKQLIEEAYVVLSNPKERSSYDQLYLSHAYDPENPATSKVAVENRGDSANGHFDVQSLSVEISSEELVGALLILQELGEYELVLKLGRNYLGNQNGAVSGRNGYHRSAEELADSSDRPDIILTVALACLELGREQWQQGYYENAAVSLETGQEMLYNEGIFPTVQAEIQADLYKLRPYRILELLALPQEKTIERRQGLDLLQSILDDRGGIDGTGNDQSGLNIDDFLRFIQQIRHYLTVAEQHKLFDAESKRPSAVATYLAVYASVARGFTQRQPALIRQAKQMLMRLSKRQDVHLEQSLCALLLGQTEEATRALELSQEYEALALIREKSQDSPDLLPGLCLYAEQWLQNEVFPHFRDLSRQQASLKDYFANPQVQAYLEALPNDAETTNEWSVINRQSFSQPNSPGRTPANRPATPLPNPSGTNRQFPQNRTPDPELPETPYNKRPEPIPFTAARENLPPQPAYTGYPPEIPGEYARPPQQPSGYNQAPPRQTTKRRRRKKPKEVVNRGHSIHQRQSSGSNINRQARLLWIALASLGGIVVFWLIVSTTFGLLKNAFFPSPTIKGEPLSIQINQPPIEIPDKNAQIKTLDGLLTEETAQQVVEKWLSTKATALGSEHKIDSLNEILTGSSLSQWRLIAQQEQAGDRYREYAHSVKIDSVITSNTEPNRATVGATVREITQFYENGRKKKSSDESLRVRYELIRQDNVWRIQKMSAAIN
- the pdhA gene encoding pyruvate dehydrogenase (acetyl-transferring) E1 component subunit alpha — translated: MVQERTLPKFDTANAKITKEEGLLLYEDMTLGRFFEDKCAEMYYRGKMFGFVHLYNGQEAVSTGVIQAMRPGEDFVSSTYRDHVHALSAGVPAREVMAELFGKATGCSKGRGGSMHMFSAEHGLLGGYAFVAEGIPVAAGAAFQSKYRREVLGDPNADLVTACFFGDGAANNGQFFETLNMAALWKLPIIFVVENNKWAIGMAHERATSDPEIYKKASVFNMVGVEVDGMDVLAVRAVAQEAVARARAGEGPTLIEALTYRFRGHSLADPDELRSKEEKEFWFPRDPIKKLGNYLIEQNLATEAELKAIERKIQDVIDDAVKFAESSPEPDPSELYRFVFAEDE